A segment of the Salminus brasiliensis chromosome 1, fSalBra1.hap2, whole genome shotgun sequence genome:
CGAAACTAAATGAGGTCCTAATCTCCTTTCCCTCCGTTACCCCACCCTGTTTCCTCTCTTGCGTCTTCTattctttttctccttcctctcctcctccttttccttcttTATCTCTAGGTTCCGCTCAAAGTACCACCCAGATGAAGCGGGTAAGCGCAAGACGGACGCTCACGCTGCTCTGCAGAACCGCCTCAACGTCTTCATGTATCTGATGGAGAATGGCTGGTTTGACGCCGTCTCCATGGACATTGATCGGGCACCTCAAATCCTAAAGATTCTGGATGCAGGTGAGTGAGGAGTTCAGCCAATACGCAACATATTCACACTGCTAACTTAGACTTAATTTTGGAAACTTTTATTTGTAGGTAATTAGGATTGGGTAGTTTGGTTATATTTCCCATTATAGAGCTAAATGATCTCCGAACTGTACTCAAAACCACAGTCCATGCCAAGAATTGTGACGACACGGCTAATAAAACAGGTTATTAAAACAGAAATGAAGAATAAAAGACAAACATCAGGGTTTGGTTTACCTGATTAAGGAAGCGCCATAAGCTTTTATGTATTGTACTGATGATCAAGTATAATACATAATGTAACAAGCACAGCAAAATCAAATGTCCTCATAATGGTTAATATCCCTGTAGTGTTGGTACCTAATTAGTTGGAGGTAAAGTCCTCATAAACCAggagaatgaacacacacacacacacacacttttttttcttaaatgagTCAGTCAGAGCAGAGTTTGAGACAGTCAGGAGAACAAATGCCATTTAAGAGTCCGTTTGAAGCCcttgtgtctatatatattttttttttagctgtgataaagatggagggaggaggggagaACGATATGCGAATTTTGGAGCAGCcagtggaggaagaggaggaacgGGAGCGTCTGTCCTCCGGCGGGACGCCAGCCGAACCTGCAAAGCGAGATGAAAACAGACCCGCTGAGGGGGAACGCAAACCCTCCGCTgagaaggaggaaaaagagGTGGGTTAGGATTGCGAGTGAAGACCTTGAAAAATGGAGCGTGTAAACTGAGCTTTGATGTTTTTTCAGGTTGATGACTAGTGTTCAGTCTGCGGCTTAACCGTGAGTCCGTGAGTGAAGCCAGAACTGTACAGCTTACTTTAAGCTGCTCCCTGTCAGGCTCGATAGGGGGTGCTAGTAATTTCAGAAGTGTGTAGTTTATAAACTGTTGATAAAATATTTCTACTGGCTCGCTCTGTTGTACTGTTTACTCACAGAGTCAGTGGAAGGCTTCTGTTTCTGCTGGTTTTTGGTTATATAACTCTCAGGAATGGTAGGGAataggtatgtgtgtgtttgcacatgggtgtcagcaatgggtgcagctcaaAACGGCTCAGTGCGTTCATTAgccatgtccacaaacatttggacaagtcATGTAGCTAGGGATACTTTcggagtgaacagtgaagcacttctgtaaatcgctctggataacGTAGTCTGTTAAATGCCACACGTGTACAAAATCCTGTTGCGCTAACATTGTTTTCCACCTAGGAGTAAAAGATATTGATTTGTCCTAATTAGTTATTTCATCTGACTGAATGATGAAACAGTGGGCTGTTTATCAGGTGGATTGAGGCAAATAAATACAAGGACTGAAAGAAATCAGTGTATTACTCCTTTAGATAAGCCATCCCCGTCCTCACTAGGTGTAATGTCCCTCCAGTGTCTGTGTAGAATCTAGAAAAGTCCTCACAAACTGCATATTTCAAatttgtgtgtttggggggggtgtAGGGTGAGGGTGCTGAAGGAGGAGAGAAGGAAGAAGAACCAGCAGCAGAGGGAGGAAATGCAGGAGAAGAGAAAACTGAGAAGGAGCCGCCAGCTGAGGAGGCCCCAGAGCCaaagaaggtgtgtgtgtgtttatacaccCACCTtaatttgagtgtgtgtttgaaatgtacatgcatgcatatgtattgtgtgtgtacagtaccaGTAAAAAACAGTGAACACcaggttgaatgtgtgctgatcgtCATGGTAACATTTGATCCAAATCCCAGGGGGTCAATATTTAATCTTTTTAAATGGAGGACCTCTGAATGTCATGGCTGGAGGGGGTGTTTCAAGTAGGCTTAAGATGTAGGCTGAACTGAAAGGAGCTGTTTGAGTCATAtgggctattaaggctatttacgtgtgtttgtgtgtacaacAACAATGTACAACATTTTTGTACATGAACATCCTGTAGCTGCAGGGTTTCAGAGGCATTTCCATCCTCACAGCCACAGTCCAACAGCTTAGGCCTGCTTGAATCCCCCCCAGCCACCCCATCCTTACTGGTGCATGCTCCTGTGTCCCCAGTGTGCTGTTGTGCGTTTTAGtttaaccaggtgtgtccaaacttttgactgggaCTGTATATGTTGAGTGTTGGTGCACACAGCTTGGAATAATCCTTCACTCAAGaatattctctctctgtctctacagATGAgtaagaagaggaagaggaagcaCAGTGGAGACAGTGAGGATGAGGCGAGTGCATCGGACAGCGAGTCTGATTCCGATTCGGACTCCAACTCTCGCAGCTCTGAGAAGCCACCCGAGCGAGAGAGGCCGGGAGAGCAGGAAGAgggggaggagaaggaggaggacgaggaggatgCAGAAGGTCagtgtgatgatgatggtcagaGGCAAAGTGAGAGAGAAGCGCTTAGGGGGCTTTTGTTGACAGTAATGCATCATTTTCCGTTATTGTGTTGTGGCTATGATGTCACATCCTGCACGTCTTTTATGAATTTGGTCCAAGATTTAAGCAGTAGCTTTTCTgttcttggtgtgtgtgtgtaggtgaggTGAAGGAGCGAcctgaggagaaagagagggaagaagaaaaggaggagaagaaagtgAAGGAGGATCAGCCCCCCAGACCACGCCCACTCCACAAGACCAGCTCTCTGTTCATGAGGAGCATCGCGCCTACCATCTCTAAAGCAGAGATTGttgctgtaagtgtgtgtatacacacacacacacacacagattaccAACACACAGCTGTAGATCTCCAGAATGTCTGAGGTGTGTAATTGTGTGGTTCTTCCTCAGCTCTGTCGCCGTTATCCTGGATTCATGCGTGTGTGTCTCTCTGACCCACAACCTGAGCgcaggtaaaacacacacacacacacacacacacacacactgatatacaaTATGTTTCTTAATTATGGTTGTTAATTCTATTTTTgatcttatttttttttcctacaggttcttcagACGCTGCTGGGTCACCTTTGACCGGGCGGTCAACATCAAAGAGATCTGCTGGAACCTGCAGAACATCAGAGTGAGTTGTAGAGACGACTGAGCTTGACAGATGCCTAGTTTCTCCAGGGCTTTGATTTAACTGTAGTTTAAAAAAGGGTGAATGCTTTTGAagaaatggttaaaaaaaaaaaaaaaaagaatcataaTTGTTATATTTGAGTGTCTTTGAGTCTATTGCAAAGGTGCATCTCAAAGTGTTGTACAAAATAATGAGTAAAACAAGTAGAGAATACAAAATCTATCAAATGCAAACTAACAGAATTGGGcgttataaaaaaaattaataaaaatgaataaatatatatacacacatcagtatgtactgtgtaaaatgtaaaaaaatatatatatttaatattttttatttaataaaaataaaatctgaattgtttactgtttacataTAGACACTGGATAAGGTGTAAATTCAGTCTTTATAATCACTAAATCCAGATTTTCAAACTTCTAGTGTATGTTTTCAGTTTTATTAAACCTGGTTGTGACTTGTGTTGTGTAAACATTTGTAAATGAAATACGATGTTTTACATAGtaattttttgtgtgtgtggtagctGAGGGACTGTGAGCTGGCTCCAGGTGTGAATCGTGATCTGGCCCGCCGTGTTCGGAACATCAACGGAATCACTCAGCACAAGCAGGTTCTGCGCAACGACATCAAACTGGCCGCTAAACTGATCCACTCTCTGGATGATCGAGAGACCCTATGGAGTCACCGGCCGAGCGAGGAGACCCAGACCGTGGAGGTAGCGGGATTTAACCCCCTGTAGGATAGAGATGAAGGTTTCATTAATCTGTGAACCCTTTTCACTGAACCCTCttcatgtgtgtctgtctgaTCAGCTCCCAGCTCAGAACCCTATTCTGAAGAACATCACCGATTACCTCATTGATGAAGTGAgtgcggaggaggaggagcttctggGCAGTGCGGGTGGAGGCGACTCTGAGGAGGGGGCTAAAGAGGGAAACCCCACTGAGATCACCGTGGAGAGGGACGACAAACTGGTCAAGGCAAGACCTGCACTGTTAGAACTGACTGCATAGTGAGCAGGCGGTAGATTTGGACATGATGCAAATAGTGCACTAGATAGTGAACAGGGAGCCCTTTTGAGCACAACCCAAATAGTGCACTGAATTGACTGTAATTTAGGGTGCAGCCCAAAATGTTACCTTATTTGGAGAAATGGGGAATAATTTGCATGCAACCCAAACTAGGGCACCTAAATGAGTTTAGACGCTACCCAAAATTGTGCACTGTTTTATAAATCAGGTTTAATTTAGGACATAGCCAAAAGTAGTGCGCACTCAATAACTTGAGTGTAGTTTAGGATGCAGCCCAAAACAATGTGCTTTATAGTGCATTAAgcatagtgcactatatagttaATATTGTATAGGTTTGAGCAAATTATCTGACTGTGTAGTGATTAGGGAATGGTTTTGGAAGCaacccaaagtagtgcactctACATTTGTGCCAACAGAGCTTTTTTTTGGAGGAGGGGGGTGTAATAGTTTTAGGAACAGCCCAGAACAGTTCACTATATAGAGATTTAAGCAAAGTTTTGGATTCAGCCCTCCCCTAATTAATAGGGGAGTGGTTCTGGACACAGCCATAGATGGTGCACTACATGGTGCCTTGGTACACTCTTTTGGGCTCCATTCAAAACTTCACCTCTCCCTCCAGGTGTTGGATCGTCTGCTGTTTTACCTGCGCATTGTGCACTCTATTGATTACTACAACACCTGCGAGTACCCGAGTGAAGACGAGATGCCGAACCGCTGCGGGATCATCCACGTCCGCGGGCCGATCCCACCCAACCGCATTACACACAGGGAGGGTACGTACGTGCCCCCATACGCACTGTGGGCTGTGCTCCCCGGGCCGGCTGGGCTGCTTCACCACTGTTTGGAGTGATTTTAAACTGGTATTGACTGGCTGTGTGTCGCTGTTCCTCAGTGGCAGACTGGGAAAAGACCTTCGAGGAGAAGTTGGCTCCACTGTTCAGTGTGAAGGAGACCTTGTCGGAGGAGGAGGCGGTGAAGATGGGCCGGAAAGATCCGGAGCAGGAGGTGGAGAAGTTTGTGTCTGCGAACACACAGGAGCTGGGAAAAGACAAGTggctgtgtcctctcagcggcAAGAAGTttaaggtctgtgtgtgtgtctgtgagagaTCAGGGCTGCTCCCTCAGGCTGCTGTTATATAGTTGCTCTGATTTAATAAGGTCTGTAAGATCATTC
Coding sequences within it:
- the srrt gene encoding serrate RNA effector molecule homolog isoform X2, yielding MADSDDEYDRRRRDKFRRERSDYDRSREREDRRRDDWSDREWDRGRERRSRGEYRDYERGRRERFSPPRHDMSPQQKRMRRDWDDHGGDPYHGGYDLGYGGGGGPSYAPPQPWGHPDMHLMQPHHGIPIQARLGNIHDLDLGPPPPVMKTFKEFLLSLDDSVDETESVKRYNEYKIEFRRQQMQDFFLAHKDEEWFRSKYHPDEAGKRKTDAHAALQNRLNVFMYLMENGWFDAVSMDIDRAPQILKILDAAVIKMEGGGENDMRILEQPVEEEEERERLSSGGTPAEPAKRDENRPAEGERKPSAEKEEKEGEGAEGGEKEEEPAAEGGNAGEEKTEKEPPAEEAPEPKKMSKKRKRKHSGDSEDEASASDSESDSDSDSNSRSSEKPPERERPGEQEEGEEKEEDEEDAEGEVKERPEEKEREEEKEEKKVKEDQPPRPRPLHKTSSLFMRSIAPTISKAEIVALCRRYPGFMRVCLSDPQPERRFFRRCWVTFDRAVNIKEICWNLQNIRLRDCELAPGVNRDLARRVRNINGITQHKQVLRNDIKLAAKLIHSLDDRETLWSHRPSEETQTVELPAQNPILKNITDYLIDEVSAEEEELLGSAGGGDSEEGAKEGNPTEITVERDDKLVKVLDRLLFYLRIVHSIDYYNTCEYPSEDEMPNRCGIIHVRGPIPPNRITHREVADWEKTFEEKLAPLFSVKETLSEEEAVKMGRKDPEQEVEKFVSANTQELGKDKWLCPLSGKKFKGPEFVRKHILNKHGDKIEEVKKEVEFFNNFLMDAKRPSLPEMKPPPPPGPGQGLLSPGGPPFPPQGPQGLLGFGQPRPPLLGYGGPPYPPNQYGGGGRGSYDNFRGQGGYPGKPRNNRMIRGDPRNIIEYRDLDAPDDVDFF
- the srrt gene encoding serrate RNA effector molecule homolog isoform X1, which encodes MADSDDEYDRRRRDKFRRERSDYDRSREREDRRRDDWSDRRPSAREWDRGRERRSRGEYRDYERGRRERFSPPRHDMSPQQKRMRRDWDDHGGDPYHGGYDLGYGGGGGPSYAPPQPWGHPDMHLMQPHHGIPIQARLGNIHDLDLGPPPPVMKTFKEFLLSLDDSVDETESVKRYNEYKIEFRRQQMQDFFLAHKDEEWFRSKYHPDEAGKRKTDAHAALQNRLNVFMYLMENGWFDAVSMDIDRAPQILKILDAAVIKMEGGGENDMRILEQPVEEEEERERLSSGGTPAEPAKRDENRPAEGERKPSAEKEEKEGEGAEGGEKEEEPAAEGGNAGEEKTEKEPPAEEAPEPKKMSKKRKRKHSGDSEDEASASDSESDSDSDSNSRSSEKPPERERPGEQEEGEEKEEDEEDAEGEVKERPEEKEREEEKEEKKVKEDQPPRPRPLHKTSSLFMRSIAPTISKAEIVALCRRYPGFMRVCLSDPQPERRFFRRCWVTFDRAVNIKEICWNLQNIRLRDCELAPGVNRDLARRVRNINGITQHKQVLRNDIKLAAKLIHSLDDRETLWSHRPSEETQTVELPAQNPILKNITDYLIDEVSAEEEELLGSAGGGDSEEGAKEGNPTEITVERDDKLVKVLDRLLFYLRIVHSIDYYNTCEYPSEDEMPNRCGIIHVRGPIPPNRITHREVADWEKTFEEKLAPLFSVKETLSEEEAVKMGRKDPEQEVEKFVSANTQELGKDKWLCPLSGKKFKGPEFVRKHILNKHGDKIEEVKKEVEFFNNFLMDAKRPSLPEMKPPPPPGPGQGLLSPGGPPFPPQGPQGLLGFGQPRPPLLGYGGPPYPPNQYGGGGRGSYDNFRGQGGYPGKPRNNRMIRGDPRNIIEYRDLDAPDDVDFF